From the genome of Caretta caretta isolate rCarCar2 chromosome 27, rCarCar1.hap1, whole genome shotgun sequence, one region includes:
- the GJC1 gene encoding gap junction gamma-1 protein: MSWSFLTRLLEEIHNHSTFVGKIWLTVLIVFRIVLTAVGGESIYYDEQSKFVCNTEQPGCENVCYDAFAPLSHVRFWVFQIILVATPSVMYLGYAIHKIARMVEHNEPDKRTRNKTFSMRWKQHRGLEETEDDHEEDPMMYPEIELESERENKQQPALTKAKHDGRRRIREDGLMKIYVLQLLSRTMFEVGFLVGQYFLYGFEVSPTFICSRKPCPHKIDCFISRPTEKTIFLLIMYGVSCLCLLLNVWEMLHLGFGTIRDTLNNKRKELEDSGTYNYPFTWNTPSAPPGYNIAVKPDQIQYTELSNAKMAYKQNKANIAQEQQYGSNEENIPADLENLQREIKVAQERLDLAIQAYNNQTNPSSSREKKSRAGSNKSSASSKSGDGKTSVWI, translated from the coding sequence ATGAGTTGGAGTTTCTTGACCCGTCTGTTAGAGGAAATCCACAATCATTCAACATTTGTTGGCAAAATCTGGCTGACGGTTTTGATTGTCTTTCGGATTGTCCTTACTGCTGTGGGAGGGGAATCCATCTATTATGATGAACAAAGCAAGTTTGTGTGCAACACGGAACAACCAGGATGCGAAAATGTTTGCTATGATGCTTTTGCTCCTCTTTCACATGTGAGATTTTGGGTGTTTCAGATCATTCTTGTAGCCACTCCATCTGTGATGTATTTAGGCTATGCCATTCATAAAATTGCCAGAATGGTGGAACATAATGAACCTGACAAAAGAACCAGGAACAAAACCTTTTCAATGCGCTGGAAACAACACCGTGgtttggaggagacagaggatgaCCACGAAGAAGATCCAATGATGTACCCAGAAATAGAGCTAGAAAGTGAGCGGGAGaacaagcagcagccagccctcaCTAAAGCTAAACATGATGGTAGGCGGCGAATTCGAGAGGATGGGCTTATGAAAATCTatgtgctgcagctgctgtctAGGACTATGTTCGAAGTTGGCTTTCTTGTTGGTCAATATTTTTTGTATGGGTTCGAAGTCAGCCCCACATTTATATGTAGCAGGAAACCATGCCCACACAAGATAGATTGTTTCATTTCAAGGCCTACTGAAAAGACCATTTTCCTTTTAATAATGTATGGCGTAAGCTGCCTGTGTTTACTTTTGAATGTCTGGGAGATGCTCCATTTGGGATTTGGTACAATCCGAGACAcattaaacaataaaagaaaagagCTGGAAGACTCTGGTACCTATAACTACCCTTTTACTTGGAATACTCCATCTGCTCCTCCTGGCTATAACATTGCAGTCAAGCCAGATCAAATCCAATATACTGAATTGTCCAATGCCAAAATGGCCTACAAGCAAAACAAAGCTAATATAGCTCAGGAACAGCAGTATGGGAGCAACGAAGAAAACATTCCAGCTGACCTAGAAAATCTGCAGAGGGAGATTAAAGTGGCTCAGGAACGTCTGGACCTTGCAATCCAGGCATATAATAACCAAACAAATCCCAGCAGTTCCAGAGAGAAGAAATCCAGAGCAGGCTCAAACAAAAGTAGCGCCAGTAGCAAATCGGGAGATGGAAAGACCTCTGTCTGGATTTAA